From Selenomonas ruminantium AC2024, a single genomic window includes:
- a CDS encoding glycosyltransferase family 2 protein produces the protein MSKIIVFIPAYNCEKQLPRVLGQFDENILRYIEEIVVVNNLSTDDTESVAINYSTSHPHIPITVMTNKENYNLGGSHKVAFNYAIEHGYDYVLVLHGDDQASIKDIIPIIEDRIYKNYDALLGARFMSGAKLHGYSFLRKWGNIGFNILYSLVTRKRIYDLGSGINMFSMSAMRKEQYEKLPDSLGFNNCLLLLMCYSKMKLKFFPITWREDDQVSNLKLWNFGLFNLHILKEYLLNAKQFFMSDMRSKKIDSYDSEIVYCRGEK, from the coding sequence GTGTCGAAGATTATTGTGTTTATTCCCGCGTATAATTGTGAAAAGCAATTGCCACGTGTACTAGGCCAATTTGATGAAAATATACTTCGTTATATAGAAGAAATTGTTGTAGTCAATAACCTTAGTACAGACGATACGGAAAGCGTTGCAATAAATTACTCTACTAGCCATCCCCATATACCAATCACTGTTATGACTAATAAAGAGAATTATAATCTAGGTGGCAGCCATAAGGTGGCATTTAATTATGCCATAGAGCATGGTTATGATTATGTGCTCGTCCTGCATGGTGATGATCAAGCTTCTATAAAAGATATTATACCCATAATTGAAGATAGGATTTATAAAAACTATGATGCATTGCTTGGTGCTCGCTTTATGTCAGGGGCAAAGTTGCATGGATACTCATTTTTGAGAAAGTGGGGGAATATTGGATTCAATATTTTATATTCTTTAGTAACGCGTAAAAGAATATATGATTTAGGCTCAGGAATAAATATGTTTTCTATGTCAGCCATGCGTAAAGAGCAATATGAAAAGCTACCAGATAGTCTTGGTTTTAACAATTGCTTGCTTCTGCTCATGTGTTACAGCAAGATGAAGTTGAAATTTTTTCCAATTACTTGGCGTGAAGATGATCAGGTATCAAATTTGAAACTGTGGAATTTTGGCCTGTTTAATTTGCATATTCTTAAAGAATACTTGTTAAATGCAAAACAATTTTTTATGAGCGATATGCGTAGCAAGAAAATAGACTCTTATGATTCGGAAATCGTATATTGCAGAGGGGAGAAGTAA
- a CDS encoding NAD-dependent epimerase/dehydratase family protein, with amino-acid sequence MKIMITGAAGFIGSQMAYRFWKDGNELVLIDDFSYGKEDNLIFPEHDFNPEIIRMDVRNREGIAALMRNGDIDYVYNIAGIAPLPDCQSNPQEAIEVNVIGLVNVLENARIYGVKKVIQASTNAMYENDTNFPTKEDSFELPTLIYPNTKYAAERFAESFCKTYGMNVTCLRFANVYGPHIDCLRKQPPLVGYMIRELFYGRTPTFHSDGSQRRDYIYVDDLIDLAIRVRETEGFDCVNVSANQNYSVNELYKIACEIVDKDITPEYASDLHYWDKYPQLFSGVYKIREEILNHEINKYTLSDNSYAKSKYGWSPKVDIREGLKRVIENEFELLSRLS; translated from the coding sequence ATGAAAATTATGATTACAGGTGCGGCTGGTTTTATTGGCTCTCAGATGGCATACCGTTTTTGGAAAGACGGTAATGAACTGGTTTTAATAGATGATTTTTCTTATGGCAAAGAGGATAATCTGATTTTCCCTGAACATGATTTCAATCCTGAAATAATACGAATGGATGTCAGGAATCGTGAAGGCATAGCAGCATTGATGCGAAATGGCGATATAGATTATGTTTATAACATCGCAGGAATAGCGCCGCTCCCAGATTGTCAGTCTAACCCGCAGGAGGCTATAGAGGTAAATGTCATTGGGTTGGTGAATGTTCTGGAGAATGCCCGTATTTATGGTGTAAAGAAAGTGATTCAGGCAAGCACCAATGCTATGTATGAGAATGATACAAACTTCCCGACTAAAGAAGATTCCTTTGAATTGCCCACGCTTATTTATCCAAATACAAAGTATGCGGCAGAACGTTTTGCTGAATCATTCTGCAAGACGTATGGCATGAATGTAACCTGTCTACGTTTTGCAAATGTTTATGGACCGCATATCGATTGCCTGCGCAAACAGCCTCCTTTGGTTGGCTATATGATTCGTGAACTGTTCTATGGTCGTACACCGACTTTTCATTCTGATGGTAGTCAGAGGCGTGACTATATATATGTAGATGATTTGATTGACCTGGCAATTCGTGTGAGAGAAACAGAAGGCTTTGATTGCGTGAATGTTTCTGCTAATCAGAACTACTCAGTAAATGAGCTCTATAAAATAGCTTGTGAAATTGTAGATAAGGATATTACGCCGGAGTATGCGTCAGACTTGCATTATTGGGATAAATATCCCCAGTTGTTCTCTGGTGTATATAAAATTCGTGAGGAGATATTAAATCACGAGATTAATAAATATACTCTTTCGGATAATTCATATGCCAAGTCAAAATATGGCTGGAGCCCTAAAGTGGATATTCGTGAGGGATTAAAACGTGTTATCGAAAATGAATTTGAACTCTTGAGCAGGCTTTCGTGA
- a CDS encoding glycosyltransferase family 2 protein → MENGINLIMPMGGRGSRFGKMGYDQPKPLIEIQGKPFFYWATQSIAKFVNLSSLTFVVLQEHIDNFAIDKVIHEYYPQAELVVLPDVLNGAVLTCLEGTKTIANTQPILFNDCDHIFKCRNFYDFCDKGEFTKLDGALLTFASDDPKFSYVAFDEAGNVIRTVEKQVISHDAICGAYYFRNVDIFRQATEKYLDNCSYEEYFVSGVYNEMAAAGQTIKAFQCDMHIPFGTPEEYLEAKDAKKFEEFR, encoded by the coding sequence ATGGAGAATGGAATTAATTTGATTATGCCTATGGGTGGACGTGGTTCTCGTTTTGGGAAAATGGGCTATGACCAGCCCAAACCTCTGATAGAGATTCAGGGTAAGCCTTTTTTCTACTGGGCGACGCAGTCAATTGCAAAGTTCGTAAATCTCAGCAGTCTGACCTTTGTTGTTCTGCAGGAGCATATAGATAATTTTGCTATAGATAAAGTCATACATGAGTATTATCCACAAGCGGAACTGGTAGTGTTGCCGGATGTCTTGAACGGAGCAGTGCTGACCTGTCTGGAAGGGACTAAGACTATCGCAAATACCCAGCCAATACTTTTCAATGACTGTGACCATATTTTCAAGTGCCGCAATTTCTATGATTTCTGTGACAAGGGAGAATTTACCAAATTGGACGGCGCACTGCTGACTTTTGCATCGGATGACCCAAAGTTTAGCTATGTGGCTTTTGATGAGGCAGGGAATGTCATCCGCACAGTAGAGAAGCAGGTCATCAGCCATGATGCTATCTGCGGGGCTTACTACTTCAGGAATGTAGATATTTTTCGTCAAGCCACGGAAAAATATCTGGATAACTGTTCCTACGAAGAATACTTTGTTAGTGGCGTGTATAACGAGATGGCGGCAGCTGGTCAGACAATCAAGGCTTTTCAGTGTGATATGCACATTCCCTTCGGTACTCCGGAAGAGTATCTGGAGGCAAAAGATGCAAAGAAGTTTGAGGAGTTTAGGTGA
- a CDS encoding lysylphosphatidylglycerol synthase transmembrane domain-containing protein: MDWNYFVLAASMLLLGHLIRVLRWEQFIEVYEKPRVRVLLRAVAGGFFVNFFVPFHIGDLFRVIYAGRKMKNGIAFSLATVIVERYLDILAVGLIFIVSLASGMVVSASWQGAALTYAGVSVALFLLSVVLIKYSYWPKRVLWYLAGIFNESIRLKLLLASWSAVSSFKDMYKTLNRWKLLFLTLAMWGAYLSGYTLLVYSVHLGGANVKLEEVLYSVFATGMLEKSSFNIGIISLELLAGFTCVPLVALAVLSWLPKKAGRIYDQIYQEPDNYLNILPQMREEDQLSFLDLYFAHNNRQYVSLYLRINRDISIIRDYSAGSNATTMLCTDGEHTFFRKYAFGADGDKLEEQIEWLEAHQQQLPLPAIMQKGYEDGYCFYDMPYDSSAVSLFDYVHSVPTEKAWHLLEKVLVCLDEKLYHPTASKPENQSLLDQYLDSKVMKNLDIITGAEVLRKLTAYDEIVINGQSYHNLSYYARFLTKEYLRKVFAEDTYADIHGDMTIENIICCHKNMAEDDFYIIDPNTGNLHNSPYLDYGKLLQSLHGSYEFMMKTRHVHVDGNRINFQYTKSQAYANLLKRYMDFLQQRYGRVGLRSILYHEIVHWLRLLPYKIRKDTDRAPMFYAGLLMLLKDICEEYDT; this comes from the coding sequence ATGGACTGGAATTATTTTGTTTTGGCAGCCAGTATGCTGCTTCTGGGGCATTTGATTAGGGTGTTGAGGTGGGAGCAGTTCATAGAGGTATATGAGAAGCCTCGGGTGAGAGTCTTACTAAGAGCTGTGGCAGGGGGATTCTTTGTTAATTTCTTCGTGCCTTTCCATATAGGTGATCTTTTCCGTGTTATCTACGCCGGGAGAAAAATGAAGAACGGCATAGCATTTTCTTTGGCAACTGTTATCGTGGAGCGGTATTTGGACATACTGGCAGTAGGGCTGATCTTTATAGTTTCTCTTGCTTCAGGCATGGTGGTATCAGCCTCATGGCAGGGAGCTGCTTTGACATATGCAGGAGTATCAGTGGCCTTGTTCCTGCTGTCAGTTGTCTTGATTAAGTACAGTTATTGGCCCAAGCGTGTGCTTTGGTATCTGGCAGGAATCTTCAACGAATCTATACGGTTGAAACTTTTGCTTGCTTCCTGGTCTGCAGTTTCGTCTTTCAAGGATATGTATAAGACGTTGAACAGATGGAAGTTGTTGTTTCTTACATTAGCAATGTGGGGCGCATATTTGTCCGGCTATACACTATTGGTTTATAGTGTACACCTGGGGGGGGCAAATGTAAAGCTCGAAGAGGTGCTTTACAGTGTATTTGCTACTGGCATGCTGGAGAAATCTTCATTCAATATAGGCATAATATCCTTGGAATTGCTAGCAGGCTTTACTTGTGTACCTTTGGTGGCTTTGGCAGTGCTCTCCTGGCTACCAAAAAAAGCTGGACGTATATACGATCAGATATATCAGGAACCAGACAACTATCTGAACATCCTGCCTCAGATGCGTGAAGAGGATCAGCTTTCTTTTCTCGATCTCTATTTTGCTCATAATAACAGGCAGTATGTGTCTCTTTATCTGCGTATCAATCGGGATATTAGCATCATAAGGGATTATTCTGCTGGCTCCAATGCGACCACCATGTTGTGTACTGACGGTGAGCATACTTTCTTTCGCAAATATGCCTTTGGTGCAGACGGAGACAAACTGGAAGAACAGATAGAATGGTTGGAAGCCCATCAGCAGCAGCTTCCCTTGCCCGCCATTATGCAAAAAGGCTACGAAGATGGCTATTGCTTCTACGATATGCCTTATGACAGCTCAGCAGTAAGCTTGTTTGACTATGTGCATTCCGTACCCACGGAAAAAGCTTGGCACTTGCTCGAAAAAGTGCTGGTCTGTCTGGATGAAAAACTTTATCACCCAACAGCCAGCAAGCCAGAGAATCAGAGTCTGCTTGACCAGTACTTAGATAGCAAGGTTATGAAGAACCTTGACATCATCACAGGAGCGGAAGTATTGCGTAAGCTGACAGCTTACGATGAAATTGTAATCAATGGGCAGTCCTACCACAACCTGTCATATTATGCACGCTTCCTGACCAAAGAATACTTGCGCAAGGTTTTTGCCGAAGATACCTATGCAGACATCCACGGGGATATGACCATCGAGAATATCATCTGTTGCCACAAAAACATGGCCGAGGATGACTTCTACATCATCGACCCTAATACAGGCAATCTCCACAACTCCCCTTATCTTGACTATGGTAAACTTCTGCAGTCCCTCCATGGCAGTTATGAATTTATGATGAAAACCCGTCATGTCCATGTTGATGGTAATCGTATCAACTTCCAGTATACCAAATCCCAGGCCTATGCAAACCTCCTAAAGCGTTATATGGATTTCCTCCAGCAGCGCTATGGAAGAGTGGGACTGCGAAGTATTCTTTATCATGAGATAGTGCATTGGCTTCGTCTGCTGCCCTACAAAATTAGGAAGGACACTGACAGAGCACCAATGTTCTACGCAGGGCTCCTGATGCTTCTGAAAGATATATGCGAGGAATACGATACATGA